The Virgibacillus dokdonensis genome includes a window with the following:
- the spoIIIAC gene encoding stage III sporulation protein AC has product MFTDATILFQIAGIGIIVALIHTILKQMGKEEIAQFATLIGFIIVLVLVIDGLSDLFQQIKSVFLYQG; this is encoded by the coding sequence ATGTTTACAGACGCGACGATTTTATTTCAAATTGCTGGAATTGGCATTATTGTTGCTTTAATCCACACCATTTTAAAGCAGATGGGTAAGGAAGAAATCGCCCAGTTTGCCACATTAATTGGCTTTATTATTGTTCTTGTATTAGTCATTGATGGACTATCAGATCTCTTTCAGCAGATTAAATCTGTTTTTCTTTATCAAGGGTAG
- the spoIIIAD gene encoding stage III sporulation protein AD encodes MDILQIVTLGLVASLLYIILKNVNQTFAFFVVLLTGVVIFLSIIQQINHIFQLIQALGAKAQVDGMYLETILKIIGIAYIAELGANITKDAGLTSVANKIELAGKLFILLLAIPIITAVIEAILQFIPTV; translated from the coding sequence ATGGATATTTTACAAATTGTAACATTGGGTCTAGTAGCTAGCTTGCTTTATATCATTTTAAAAAATGTTAATCAGACATTTGCATTTTTTGTTGTATTACTTACAGGGGTAGTTATTTTCCTGTCCATCATACAACAAATCAATCATATATTTCAGTTGATTCAAGCATTAGGTGCAAAAGCACAAGTAGATGGGATGTATTTGGAAACCATTTTAAAAATAATTGGCATCGCTTATATTGCTGAATTGGGAGCGAATATTACAAAAGATGCAGGACTAACTTCCGTAGCCAATAAAATTGAACTTGCAGGAAAATTATTTATTTTGTTATTGGCTATACCAATAATCACTGCAGTAATAGAAGCGATTTTACAATTTATACCTACTGTATGA
- the spoIIIAE gene encoding stage III sporulation protein AE has protein sequence MNGKQIGIILICTFVICLLGYEKAIAETTSNESDTVQNNMLEEISLEGVQAYWGKLVNEYGGYLPELEKTSVYEFIKNQDSLSPQSIIIGILEFLFHELILNGKLLGSLLMLTLFSAMLQTMHNAFETSTVSKVAYFVVYIVLIFLALNSFYSAVTYTKDAIDAMSSFMIALLPLVLGLMASFGNIVAVSFFHPIIIFLIHAGGLIVANFILPLLFLSALLVIVSSLTEHYKVTHLANLFKSIAVGTLGVFFTIFLSIMSVQGTASAIQDGVVMKTTKFITGNFIPVVGRTMTDAADTILSASLLLKNAIGIVGLIIILFIALFPALKIFAIAVIYKVAAAILQPIADGPVITTLNTISKYIVFILACLLAVSFMFFLAIVIIIAASNVTLLLR, from the coding sequence ATGAATGGTAAACAAATAGGGATCATTCTTATATGTACTTTTGTTATTTGCCTTCTGGGTTATGAAAAAGCTATAGCAGAAACGACATCTAATGAATCAGATACTGTACAAAATAACATGCTAGAAGAAATTTCTTTGGAGGGGGTACAAGCATACTGGGGTAAATTAGTAAATGAATATGGTGGATATTTACCAGAACTCGAAAAAACAAGTGTATATGAATTTATTAAAAATCAAGATTCTTTGTCACCTCAATCTATCATTATTGGTATTTTAGAATTCTTATTTCATGAACTGATTTTAAATGGGAAGTTATTAGGCTCTCTTTTAATGTTAACTTTATTTTCGGCAATGCTACAGACGATGCACAATGCGTTTGAGACAAGTACCGTAAGTAAAGTCGCTTACTTTGTTGTATATATCGTGCTCATTTTTTTGGCATTAAATAGCTTCTATTCAGCGGTGACCTACACCAAAGATGCGATTGACGCGATGAGTAGTTTTATGATTGCTCTCTTACCTTTAGTCTTAGGGTTAATGGCTTCATTTGGGAATATTGTGGCGGTTTCTTTTTTTCATCCGATTATTATCTTTCTTATTCATGCAGGTGGTCTCATCGTTGCTAATTTTATTTTGCCGCTCTTGTTTTTATCGGCTTTGTTAGTGATAGTCAGTAGCTTAACAGAGCACTATAAGGTAACGCATTTAGCGAATCTATTTAAATCCATTGCAGTTGGCACCTTAGGTGTATTCTTTACCATTTTTCTAAGCATCATGTCAGTACAAGGAACAGCAAGTGCCATTCAAGATGGGGTAGTGATGAAAACAACAAAATTTATAACCGGAAACTTTATACCAGTTGTGGGTCGTACGATGACAGATGCCGCAGATACGATATTAAGCGCATCCCTATTGTTAAAAAACGCAATTGGAATTGTAGGGTTAATTATTATACTGTTTATCGCTTTGTTTCCGGCATTAAAAATCTTTGCAATTGCAGTAATTTATAAAGTTGCTGCCGCAATCTTACAGCCGATTGCGGATGGGCCAGTTATTACTACATTGAATACAATTAGTAAATATATTGTTTTTATTCTTGCGTGTTTATTAGCAGTATCATTTATGTTTTTTTTGGCAATTGTCATCATTATTGCAGCTAGTAATGTAACTTTGCTCTTAAGATAG
- the spoIIIAF gene encoding stage III sporulation protein AF, translating into MQIVIDWVTQIILFILLATVIDLVIPANSMKKYMKLVVGLILILILLKPIFYIFQIDVQRAVESSLSGVFEEMNQNNSLDNSIKTQKNEIEATQDAYILEQMAVQLKEIAEDPLHEAFQTEITDIQFQFVNGKDKTYENLDKVIVYVNELKNGEGAVRNVDDVVIYSDSPDVSKENNELKDIENKLSDLWEMEQKNLILQWEGGAP; encoded by the coding sequence TTGCAAATAGTTATTGACTGGGTCACACAAATTATTCTATTTATCTTGTTAGCTACGGTCATTGATTTAGTTATTCCAGCTAATTCCATGAAAAAATACATGAAGCTCGTTGTCGGACTTATCCTTATATTAATTTTGTTAAAGCCTATATTTTATATTTTTCAAATCGACGTCCAACGTGCAGTGGAAAGCTCTCTATCAGGTGTTTTTGAAGAAATGAATCAAAACAATTCTCTAGATAATTCCATTAAAACACAAAAAAATGAAATAGAAGCTACACAAGATGCATATATTTTAGAACAAATGGCTGTCCAATTAAAAGAAATAGCAGAAGATCCACTTCATGAAGCGTTTCAAACAGAAATTACAGATATCCAATTTCAGTTTGTAAATGGGAAAGATAAGACATATGAAAATTTGGACAAAGTCATTGTGTATGTGAATGAATTAAAAAATGGGGAGGGAGCAGTGCGAAACGTTGATGATGTAGTAATTTATTCAGACAGCCCAGATGTATCTAAAGAAAATAACGAATTGAAGGACATAGAAAATAAGCTATCCGATCTATGGGAAATGGAGCAAAAAAATCTAATTTTACAATGGGAGGGAGGGGCACCTTGA
- the spoIIIAG gene encoding stage III sporulation protein AG, producing the protein MIEKLKEFFQKDGKKPPKKLSYMIILALVSVMLLIIGNIFSTSSETDMEEPIQQPTEQASEPNSKETASPKEATTSNIEELESVYTKDLQTLINKIQGVSEAEVMVNLESTSIKVYEKNLIKGQQTTEETDTNGGTREIEDGTEETQTVLVRQGEKEVPLLIQTKKPEVRGVFVVAKGADHATVKKWIVEAVSRVLDVPTHRVSVMPKN; encoded by the coding sequence TTGATAGAGAAATTAAAAGAATTTTTTCAAAAAGACGGAAAAAAACCACCTAAAAAATTGAGCTACATGATCATTTTAGCCTTAGTCAGTGTAATGTTGTTAATTATTGGTAATATCTTTTCAACTTCATCAGAAACAGATATGGAAGAGCCGATCCAACAGCCAACGGAACAGGCAAGTGAACCGAATTCAAAAGAAACAGCATCTCCAAAGGAGGCAACAACGTCAAATATCGAAGAGCTGGAATCTGTTTATACAAAGGACTTACAAACATTGATAAATAAAATCCAAGGCGTTAGTGAAGCTGAAGTCATGGTCAATTTGGAATCTACAAGTATTAAAGTATATGAGAAAAACTTAATTAAAGGGCAACAGACTACAGAGGAAACGGATACGAATGGGGGAACGCGAGAAATTGAAGATGGAACGGAAGAAACACAAACAGTGTTAGTAAGGCAAGGTGAAAAGGAAGTCCCTTTACTCATTCAAACGAAAAAGCCGGAAGTTAGAGGTGTATTTGTTGTAGCTAAGGGAGCTGATCATGCCACAGTAAAAAAATGGATTGTTGAAGCTGTTTCCCGTGTCTTAGATGTGCCAACCCATCGAGTGTCTGTAATGCCAAAGAATTAG
- a CDS encoding SpoIIIAH-like family protein, protein MLKKQTVWLLTMLSLMILLSVYYMTSPDSEDLAYINDGQENAQEEKAVPTDSEANDDAEVEEISNVGQDELFTTIRMELQDKRNMEKERLTDIVASSSASSAEKDEALQEIDAIEDLASKEKILEETIVASANYKDVLVRSEDDSVTVQVKVEENLPKSEAVSIIQMVKDELGDKKVNVSFLPSQGETEKDTE, encoded by the coding sequence ATGTTAAAAAAACAAACAGTGTGGCTATTAACTATGTTAAGTTTAATGATTTTATTAAGCGTCTATTATATGACTTCACCTGATAGTGAAGATTTAGCTTATATCAATGATGGACAAGAAAATGCGCAGGAAGAAAAAGCGGTTCCTACTGATTCAGAAGCCAATGATGATGCCGAAGTAGAGGAGATTTCTAATGTAGGGCAAGATGAATTGTTTACGACAATTCGTATGGAGTTACAAGATAAACGTAACATGGAAAAAGAGAGATTAACCGACATCGTTGCTTCAAGCTCCGCTAGTTCTGCTGAAAAAGATGAAGCTTTACAAGAAATTGATGCAATTGAAGACTTGGCATCAAAAGAAAAGATTTTGGAAGAAACCATTGTAGCTTCTGCCAACTACAAAGATGTACTTGTTCGATCTGAAGATGATAGTGTAACCGTACAAGTGAAGGTTGAAGAAAATCTTCCAAAATCAGAAGCTGTTTCCATTATTCAAATGGTCAAAGATGAATTAGGAGATAAAAAAGTAAATGTATCGTTTCTGCCTTCTCAAGGAGAAACGGAAAAAGATACAGAATAG
- the accB gene encoding acetyl-CoA carboxylase biotin carboxyl carrier protein: MLNVQEIQELIRLIDQTSIEEFKYETSGASISLKKSSTTGQVQPKNIPEKNVSETVAQIESEKASAENTQDASSQKESTVDYDHEIVSPMVGTFYAAPSPERENFVSIGSKVDKSSVVCIVEAMKLFNEIEAEVEGEIVEILVENGELVEYGQPLFRVSTK; encoded by the coding sequence ATGTTAAATGTACAAGAAATCCAGGAATTAATAAGGTTAATTGATCAAACGTCTATTGAAGAATTTAAGTATGAAACAAGCGGAGCTTCTATTTCATTAAAAAAATCTTCTACAACTGGACAAGTACAACCTAAAAATATACCTGAAAAAAATGTATCTGAAACAGTAGCACAGATAGAATCAGAAAAAGCGAGTGCAGAAAATACACAAGATGCATCTTCCCAAAAAGAAAGCACAGTAGATTATGATCATGAAATTGTTTCACCTATGGTAGGAACATTTTATGCAGCTCCATCCCCAGAGAGAGAAAACTTTGTTTCAATAGGTAGTAAAGTTGATAAGTCAAGCGTTGTTTGTATTGTTGAAGCAATGAAATTATTTAATGAAATTGAAGCAGAAGTTGAAGGTGAGATTGTCGAAATATTAGTAGAAAATGGTGAGTTGGTAGAATATGGTCAGCCGCTATTTCGAGTTAGTACAAAGTAA
- the accC gene encoding acetyl-CoA carboxylase biotin carboxylase subunit — translation MIKKLLIANRGEIAVRIIRACKEMGIETVAVFSQADSEALHVQMADEAYCIGPTQSKDSYLNFTNIMSIATLTGVDAIHPGYGFLAENADFAEICRACNITFVGPTPEAIQKMGIKDVARQTMEAANVPIVPGSDGIIHDVEEAKEIANQIGYPIIIKATAGGGGKGIRVARTEEELTKGVEITQKEAETSFGNAGVYLEKYIEDFRHVEIQVLADKHGNVIHLGERDCSIQRRLQKLVEEAPSPAITPEIREKMGEASVKAAKAVGYEGAGTIEYIFDRKTHQFYFMEMNTRIQVEHPVTELITGIDLIKEQIKIADNEVLAYSQSDISFNGWAIECRINAENPFKNFMPSAGKVDMYLPPGGLGVRVDAAVYPEYRIPPYYDSMIAKLITYGKTREEAIHRMKRALDEFIVEGVHTTIPFHHKIMEHPVFINGDFNTKFLEENPITQDEDE, via the coding sequence GTGATAAAAAAACTGCTGATCGCAAATAGAGGGGAAATTGCTGTTCGAATTATTCGAGCTTGTAAAGAGATGGGTATTGAAACAGTAGCTGTATTCTCCCAGGCTGATAGTGAAGCTCTTCATGTGCAAATGGCTGATGAAGCTTATTGTATTGGGCCAACTCAAAGCAAGGATAGCTACTTAAATTTTACCAATATCATGAGTATAGCAACGCTGACAGGTGTAGATGCTATTCATCCAGGCTATGGCTTTTTAGCAGAGAATGCCGATTTCGCTGAAATATGCCGTGCATGTAATATTACTTTTGTTGGTCCTACGCCTGAGGCCATTCAAAAAATGGGAATAAAAGACGTAGCTAGGCAAACAATGGAAGCCGCTAATGTTCCTATTGTTCCAGGTTCAGATGGAATCATTCATGATGTAGAAGAAGCAAAAGAAATTGCTAATCAGATCGGTTATCCAATCATCATTAAAGCAACTGCTGGCGGTGGCGGGAAAGGAATACGAGTAGCGCGAACCGAGGAAGAATTAACGAAAGGGGTAGAGATAACTCAAAAAGAAGCAGAGACTTCTTTTGGTAATGCGGGTGTTTATCTCGAAAAGTATATTGAGGATTTCCGACATGTGGAAATCCAAGTTTTAGCTGATAAACATGGGAATGTTATCCATCTTGGTGAACGAGATTGTTCCATTCAACGTAGGTTGCAAAAACTTGTAGAAGAAGCGCCATCTCCAGCAATCACTCCAGAAATCCGGGAAAAAATGGGAGAAGCTTCCGTCAAAGCTGCAAAAGCTGTAGGCTATGAAGGCGCTGGAACTATTGAATATATTTTTGATCGTAAAACACATCAATTTTATTTCATGGAGATGAATACACGTATACAAGTCGAGCACCCTGTGACAGAATTAATTACTGGTATTGATTTAATAAAAGAACAGATCAAGATTGCTGATAACGAAGTATTAGCATATTCTCAGTCTGACATTTCTTTTAACGGATGGGCTATAGAATGTCGTATTAATGCTGAAAATCCCTTTAAGAATTTTATGCCTTCAGCTGGAAAGGTTGATATGTATTTGCCACCTGGAGGTCTAGGGGTCCGAGTAGATGCTGCTGTTTACCCAGAGTATCGAATACCTCCTTATTATGATTCAATGATTGCGAAACTGATAACGTACGGTAAAACTAGAGAAGAAGCAATTCATCGAATGAAAAGAGCTTTGGATGAGTTTATTGTTGAAGGCGTGCATACGACAATACCATTTCACCATAAAATTATGGAGCATCCCGTTTTTATAAATGGTGACTTTAATACAAAATTTCTTGAAGAAAACCCTATAACGCAAGACGAAGATGAATAA
- a CDS encoding Asp23/Gls24 family envelope stress response protein, whose amino-acid sequence MSEQPLLNVSDDSLGKVEIAPEVIEVITGLAASEIDGLYAMRGNFASGVAERFGKKAHSKGVKVELTENGIVIDLYVILQFGVSIPHVAQLLQTNIRQTLKNMTALEIDEINVHVVGIQMDYPEEATEKTNS is encoded by the coding sequence ATGAGTGAACAACCGTTATTAAACGTAAGTGATGACAGTTTAGGTAAGGTCGAGATTGCGCCAGAAGTCATTGAAGTTATTACTGGTTTAGCTGCTTCAGAAATAGACGGACTTTACGCAATGCGAGGAAATTTTGCCTCTGGCGTAGCTGAGCGGTTTGGTAAAAAGGCGCATAGTAAAGGGGTAAAAGTAGAATTAACAGAGAACGGAATTGTCATTGATCTGTATGTCATTTTACAATTTGGTGTATCTATTCCACATGTGGCACAGTTGTTACAAACAAATATTAGACAAACTTTGAAAAATATGACTGCGTTAGAAATTGATGAAATCAATGTTCACGTTGTTGGCATTCAAATGGATTATCCAGAAGAAGCAACAGAAAAAACGAACAGTTAA